A section of the Penaeus chinensis breed Huanghai No. 1 chromosome 17, ASM1920278v2, whole genome shotgun sequence genome encodes:
- the LOC125034320 gene encoding uncharacterized protein LOC125034320, which translates to MLRLLLSRSLFQVPGTCMQNGVIWSTAERCNSMRAAGTALLRRGREHTYVSGPSSVEMRARCAAARSWTTFHIWLPARESSGWRHFPARTSTLCERAYIREPDAPC; encoded by the coding sequence ATGCTCAGACTGTTGCTGTCTCGCTCGTTGTTTCAGGTGCCGGGGACCTGTATGCAGAACGGCGTGATCTGGTCAACAGCAGAGAGGTGCAACAGCATGCGTGCGGCCGGTACAGCACTTCTGAGACGAGGTCGTGAACACACCTACGTCTCTGGGCCTTCTTCCGTGGAGATGCGAGCAAGGTGTGCCGCGGCAAGATCGTGGACGACTTTCCACATATGGCTGCCAGCCCGCGAGAGTAGTGGATGGCGTCACTTTCCTGCGAGGACTTCAACACTTTGTGAGCGTGCGTACATACGAG